The following coding sequences are from one Schizosaccharomyces osmophilus chromosome 1, complete sequence window:
- the cch1 gene encoding plasma membrane calcium ion import channel Cch1 — MRSSGEDSTSENGYSIPLKDYPKDTSPSKRADSSSDYYKEQHVEQIRPFTDNDFDEVLNENDSEFFDLGIPVQKENTDPGLLEMNSPYLSKSRTSDHPDETLLKKGIKNRDKYSVKRTLKKPDYFHRASPIFTKILSEIYSSILRVVACPEPKDDSCFRDRRYRDICKKVYMSIPYNILIFCLILTQGVILMIQSDDPHHKQTSVNVILFIIAGFYTLEMFLKVYLFGLVYDGSYSFHSLVDSYKKGRPRDMSYMRHSWNRIDFVSIISIWVMLFSNDYGIYGLFAMLSSFRLTRLLNVTRRTESILRSLKDSSSLLVHVVSFVGFFGVLMAILGVQFFKRSFLRQCIWIADDQSQSIPTGQFCGGYWLNGTIQPYVMSSGQSSNVKPRGYICPQNSVCQDYENPYENTVKFDNFFNSLELIFVIMSSNTFTDLMYDMMDAEYFVSCVFFIFGTFLLTFWLMSFVIAVVDNSFLLLQTRDDNKDKKTEKPRKFVYIKHRFSRHYLGYSDYIWITLIVVYFIVLATHSYNVDNNTNWKYYIFYCVFNSLLAFEMLLRFIAYLPNWRGFFIKYTNWMDTVLAIMNLISLAPPICNNPLLSGWLSIFSIARVYRVVLLVPYTRKIAKLLFSNFIRLLNLMLFLFILLFIASMLSVRLFQNLPPSDDPSNDVDFSNTYAAFLNMYQIFSSENWTDIVYNVQERLGPYKLAWLPAAFFTLWFVFSNNIVLSMFISVIQFNLSRSNTDLKLQQLRMYLARLLRNYNPFQASLTLNALLKRNDSQIRKDKEDIYRKWILEDSVIKGFLNDSTIPSDERLEARFDTSPNAPKYSPSRIFSILKSFLLREDPFSQAYFKKIIGLRWNKDMNLKTAEKDMKAAKAFVRIKQAEYLKEHPKFNYVFWFIKPSNGLRKLCQKLVEPGCNERYKGVEPNQWIYRIFQVFIYACIVCAVALACVTTPIYERNHMYLSQEGKTAWFIWTEVGFSLIFTLEAAIKIIADGFCFTPNAYVRNTWNCIDLFVLVTFWINIFAILTNRGSLSRAFRAFKALRVLRLVNLTRAPQHMFHDVLISGFFKIASAMVVSLSLLIPFALWAKNIFGGQLYSCNDSNVNVRGECIHEYAASPNNWEIWAPRVWSNPSAYNFDSFPHALLILFEIVSLEGWIDVMRDVMNITGMNMQPQDNASSGYAMFFVLFNLISTIYILTLFVAIIIRNYTERSGSAFYTSEQKAWLELKRLIKSMRPSTRSAVRPPGFRGRCYDFSVDKHGKWRNVFTGIYIFHVITLMTIFTPCPIAYTYVRNSIFLLLSVLYVINIGVRIYGLSVYYYFHSFWNIFDVIVTFGSLTCNILALVGFSSKSLTLIQTIFLSLITIHLIPRFDCFDQLFKTVIVSLPSVMSLIATWLVLFITFAIAFNQIFGLTKMGEHGGTNRNFRSIRNALVILFMMSCGEGWNSVMHDYAVSFPNCVNDTDFYSSDCGNRPWAYALFISWNIVSMYIFVNMFITVVFENFTYVSSNTFKTLRRSDFRQFKQFWAPFDPMVTGFIPKRNVARFLVSLRGVYDCRVYRDDFSVTNLVTRTKLGNDALGNNTSNLSFDNEFEYDAKINLNDLDDALLDLNVDEIRKRRKSLNLLYSELMMLPGNVVSFSDMLMVIVLHKVIDHKLVLPISDFIRRTYVLSRLEETYRFEKLMDLIETSNVRRTFLNHLKERKKAMENPFITLEEVSNLSAPLVSETSSQNNFNPNQLQISPSLGVRSPSYTNSLVPSQTTGSLLSVEIGSPTPSQNMASTFNDNEIPRTPQTPSFKDAIIRGSHSLRSVSDQHSTHEMEAGFGVTTAGAGSTEDLNQIVDQIDDYLEL; from the exons ATGCGGTCTAGCGGTGAAGACTCAACTTCTGAAAATGGATATTCTATTCCGCTGAAGGACTACCCAAAAGATACATCCCCATCAAAACGTGCAGATAGCTCCTCTGATTACTATAAGGAGCAGCATGTAGAGCAAATAAGACCCTTCACTGACAATGACTTTGATGAAgtattgaatgaaaatgacTCAGAATTTTTCGACCTTGGGATCCCGgtacaaaaggaaaatacCGACCCTGGTCTTTTGGAGATGAACTCTCCTTATTTGTCGAAATCTAGGACTTCTGATCACCCTGATGAAACATTACTAAAAAAGGGCATAAAAAACCGTGACAAATATTCTGTTAAGCGCACCTTAAAAAAGCCCGATTACTTCCATAGAGCATCTCcaatatttacaaagatCCTCTCAGAAATATACAGCTCAATTTTGAGAGTAGTAGCCTGCCCAGAACCAAAAGATGACAGTTGCTTTCGTGATCGGAGGTATAGGGACATCTGCAAGAAGGTTTACATGTCAATTCCCTACAACATATTGATATTCTGCTTGATCTTAACACAAGGTGTGATCCTTATGATTCAATCAGATGACCCGCATCATAAGCAAACTAGTGTCAATGTCatacttttcattataGCGGGCTTTTATACGCTTGAAATGTTTCTCAAAGTTTATCTCTTTGGTTTAGTATATGATGGTTCATATTCTTTTCACTCACTGGTTGATTCATATAAGAAAGGCAGACCTCGGGATATGTCTTATATGCGTCACTCGTGGAATAGAATAGATTTCGTTTCTATTATCAGTATTTGGGTCATGTTATTCTCCAATGATTACGGAATTTATGGTTTATTTGCTATGCTTTCGAGCTTTCGTCTAACACGACTATTAAATGTGACTCGAAGAACGGAAAGTATACTGAGGAGTTTAAAAGATTCTTCATCGCTTTTAGTTCACGTCGTATCATTCGTAGGGTTCTTTGGCGTGTTAATGGCCATTTTAGGGGTACAGTTTTTCAAACGATCTTTTTTGAGACAGTGTATCTGGATTGCTGACGATCAGTCTCAATCCATCCCTACGGGACAGTTTTGCGGTGGATATTGGCTTAATGGAACCATACAACCCTACGTGATGTCGTCCGGACAGTCTTCCAATGTTAAACCTCGTGGTTACATTTGTCCGCAAAATAGTGTCTGTCAAGATTACGAAAATCCCTACGAAAATACAGTAAAATTTgataatttctttaattctttagaacttatttttgttattatGAGTTCGAATACATTTACGGACTTGATGTACGATATGATGGATGCAGAGTACTTCGTATCTtgtgttttcttcatatttgGCACTTTTCTACTAACTTTCTGGTTAATGTCTTTTGTCATCGCCGTCGTCGACAATTCGTTCCTTTTGTTGCAAACAAGGGACGACAACAAAGATAAGAAAACTGAGAAACCACGTAAGTTCGTATATATAAAACACAGGTTTTCTAGACATTATCTAGGCTATTCAGATTATATTTGGATTACGCTCATAGTAGTTTATTTCATCGTTTTGGCTACTCATTCTTACAACGTGGATAACAATACGAATTGGAAGtactatattttttattgtgTTTTCAATTCTCTTCTGGCATTTGAAATGCTGTTGCGGTTTATTGCATACCTACCCAATTGGCGAGgatttttcatcaaatatACGAATTGGATGGATACTGTTCTTGCCATAATGAATCTCATTTCATTAGCTCCCCCTATTTGTAACAATCCACTCCTCAGCGGATGGTTATCAATATTTTCCATTGCACGAGTTTATCGGGTGGTGCTATTAGTACCTTATACGCGTAAGATCGCAAAATTGCTATTCTCTAATTTCATTCGGCTTCTGAATTTGatgttatttttgtttattttgcttttcattgcCTCCATGTTGTCAGTAaggctttttcaaaacctACCGCCTTCTGACGATCCAAGTAACGACgttgatttttcaaatacttATGCcgcttttttaaatatgtatcaaattttctcttccGAAAATTGGACGGATATCGTTTACAATGTCCAGGAAAGGCTAGGACCTTATAAACTGGCGTGGTTACCTGCTGCTTTTTTTACGctttggtttgttttctcaAACAATATAGTGCTTAGTATGTTTATATCCGTAATCCAGTTCAATCTTTCGAGAAGCAATACCGATTTGAAGTTGCAGCAACTTAGGATGTATTTGGCCAGACTACTTAGGAACTATAACCCATTCCAAGCATCACTAACGTTAAATGCActcttgaaaagaaacgacTCGCAAATTCGAAAAGATAAGGAAGACATATACCGAAAATGgattttggaagattcGGTTATAAAAGGGTTTTTAAACGACAGCACGATACCTTCAGATGAACGTTTAGAAGCACGTTTCGATACCTCTCCAAACGCACCGAAATATTCTCCTTCTAGGATTTTTAGTATActtaaaagttttttgttgCGGGAGGATCCATTTTCGCAAGCATATTTTAAGAAGATTATCGGTTTAAGATGGAACAAAGACATGAATCTCAAAACAGCCGAAAAGGACATGAAAGCAGCAAAGGCATTCGTCAGAATCAAACAAGCAGAGTATCTGAAAGAACATCCTAAATTTAATTATGTGTTTTGGTTTATAAAACCATCGAATGGCCTTCGAAAACTATGTCAAAAACTAGTTGAACCTGGTTGCAATGAACGATATAAAGGCGTGGAGCCAAACCAATGGATCTATCGAATTTTTCAAGTATTTATTTACGCATGTATTGTTTGTGCCGTGGCATTAGCATGCGTTACAACCCCTATTTATGAACGAAACCATATGTATTTGAGTCAGGAGGGAAAGACTGCATGGTTTATTTGGACCGAAGTGGGGTTCTCTCTTATATTCACATTAGAAGCGGCCATTAAAATCATTGCTGATGGCTTTTGCTTCACGCCAAACGCATACGTTAGAAACACCTGGAATTGCATTGATCTTTTCGTATTGGTTACGTTTTGGATTAATATATTCGCAATTTTAACGAATCGCGGCTCTTTATCAAGAGCTTTTCGAGCTTTTAAAGCACTTCGTGTATTAAGGCTGGTGAATCTTACTAGAGCGCCGCAACATATGTTTCATGATGTACTTATCAGCggctttttcaaaatagcATCTGCTATGGTTGTTTCACTAAGTTTATTAATTCCCTTTGCTCTTTGGgcaaaaaatatatttgGCGGGCAATTATATTCTTGTAATGATAGCAACGTGAATGTTAGGGGTGAGTGTATACATGAATATGCTGCATCTCCAAATAATTGGGAAATATGGGCCCCTAGAGTTTGGAGCAATCCAAGTGCTTACAATTTTGATAGTTTCCCCCATGCTTtattaattctttttgaaatcgTATCCTTAGAGGGTTGGATTGACGTTATGCGAGATGTAATGAATATCACCGGAATGAATATGCAACCGCAGGACAATGCTTCCTCAGGCTATGCCATGttttttgtactttttaatttgataTCTactatttatattttaacTTTGTTTGTCGCTATTATTATCCGAAACTATACAGAGCGCTCTGGATCTGCATTTTATACATCAGAACAAAAGGCTTGGTTGGAATTGAAGAGGCTGATTAAATCTATGAGACCGTCAACTAGATCAGCTGTACGTCCGCCGGGTTTCCGAGGGCGCTGCTATGACTTTTCAGTGGATAAACATGGTAAATGGAGAAACGTATTTACTGGAATTTACATATTTCATGTAATAACGTTAATGACTATTTTTACTCCATGCCCAATTGCTTATACTTATGTTAGGAATTCTATATTCCTATTGCTATCTGTATTATATGTTATTAATATTGGAGTTAGGATTTACGGACTTTCCGTATATTATTACTTTCACAGCTTTTGGAATATTTTTGATGTGATTGTTACATTTGGAAGTCTCACCTGTAACATTTTAGCGTTAGTTGGATTTTCAAGCAAATCACTAACGTTAATACAGACCATCTTCCTTAGCTTAATTACCATTCACCTAATTCCTAGATTTGATTGTTTCGATCAATTGTTCAAAACTGTTATTGTCAGTTTGCCCTCGGTTATGAGCTTAATTGCTACGTGgcttgttctttttattacttttGCTATCGCTTTTAACCAAATTTTTGGTCTCACAAAAATGGGCGAGCATGGAGGTACCAACCGCAATTTTAGGTCAATTAGAAATGCTTTGGTTATTCTCTTTATGATGTCCTGTGGTGAAGGGTGGAATAGTGTCATGCATGACTACGCTGTTAGTTTCCCGAATTGTGTCAACGATACAGATTTCTATAGCTCTGATTGTGGTAATAGACCTTGGGCTTACGCCTTATTTATCTCGTGGAACATAGTGTCAATGTACATCTTTGTCAACATG TTCATTACCGTTGTTTTCGAAAATTTCACTTATGTGAGTTCCAATACTTTTAAAACTCTTAGGCGCTCAGATTTCCGCCAATTTAAACAGTTTTGGGCGCCTTTTGACCCAATGGTAACAGGTtttattccaaaaagaaacgtaGCTAGATTTTTGGTATCGTTAAGAGGAGTTTACGATTGCAGGGTCTATAGGGATGATTTTTCGGTAACAAACTTGGTAACTAGGACGAAGCTAGGGAATGATGCTCTAGGAAACAACACTTCGAATCTATCTTTTGACAACGAGTTTGAATACGATGCCAAGATTAACCTTAACGATTTAGACGATGCTTTATTAGATCTAAATGTTGATGAAATTCGAAAGCGTCGAAAGTCtcttaatttattatacTCGGAACTTATGATGCTTCCTGGCAACGttgtttcgttttcagATATGCTGATGGTCATTGTCCTGCATAAAGTCATTGATCATAAGCTAGTTCTACCTATATCAGATTTTATTCGCAGAACATACGTACTTTCACGATTAGAAGAAACTTACAGATTCGAAAAATTAATGGACCTAATCGAAACATCGAACGTAAGACGCACTTTCCTCAATCAcctaaaagaaagaaaaaaagcaatggaGAATCCTTTTATTACTTTAGAGGAAGTCTCAAATCTTTCAGCACCCCTTGTTTCAGAAACTTCTTCTCAAAACAACTTCAATCCTAATCAATTACAGATAAGTCCTTCGTTGGGTGTCAGGTCTCCCTCGTATACCAATTCTTTGGTACCTTCGCAGACAACGGGATCTTTGCTTTCAGTGGAAATTGGCTCACCTACCCCTAGTCAAAATATGGCGTCGACATTCAATGATAACGAAATACCACGAACTCCACAAACTCCTTCATTTAAAGACGCTATTATTCGTGGTTCACATTCGTTGCGTTCTGTTTCCGATCAGCATTCTACCCATGAAATGGAAGCAGGATTTGGTGTTACCACGGCAGGAGCTGGAAGCACGGAAGACTTGAACCAAATCGTTGACCAAATTGATGATTATTTGGAGCTTTGA
- a CDS encoding ubiquitin family protein, UBTD1-like protein — protein sequence MGQCLSGQQSRQDVNQTNESSSKSILKLPKLYAPNPLLTREEVETSRNEFWETCWAYGGSREIWEALRNIINLLYEGNAESATELASAADLTIPDNDIGKGAYDSKGTFYEIPKIVARIPRAFAEKEESDDEQETSHNSLENGKYSEKTCTATQVTSVSPVDNAEKPEPLDSVIIRYCVDEKDYKIQINGNAPLLQAKSAFLEAGLDSVQRLFFLGRILHWKKTLRQQGWSPGMVVQAM from the coding sequence AGATGTTAACCAAACGAATGAgtcttcatcaaaatcGATCCTAAAGTTACCCAAGTTATATGCTCCAAATCCATTGTTAACCAGAGAGGAAGTGGAAACCTCGAGAAATGAATTTTGGGAAACCTGCTGGGCCTATGGAGGATCCAGAGAAATTTGGGAAGCACTGCGTAACATAATTAACTTGCTGTACGAAGGGAATGCAGAGTCAGCAACTGAATTGGCTTCTGCGGCCGATTTGACAATACCTGACAACGATATTGGAAAGGGAGCTTATGATTCAAAAGGAACTTTCTATGAAATACCAAAAATCGTTGCTAGAATTCCTAGGGCATTTGCGGAGAAGGAAGAATCCGATGACGAACAAGAAACCTCCCATAATAGTCTTGAGAATGGAAAATATTCCGAGAAAACATGTACTGCCACGCAAGTCACCTCTGTAAGTCCTGTGGATAATGCTGAAAAACCAGAGCCTCTAGACTCCGTCATAATTCGCTATTGCGTGGACGAAAAGGATTACAAAATTCAAATCAATGGAAATGCTCCTTTGCTCCAAGCGAAATCCGCATTTCTTGAGGCTGGTTTAGATTCGGTTCAGagattattttttctagGTCGCATCTTACATTGGAAAAAAACTCTTCGTCAACAGGGCTGGTCTCCAGGTATGGTTGTTCAGGCCATGTAA